One stretch of Spirochaetota bacterium DNA includes these proteins:
- a CDS encoding HU family DNA-binding protein — translation MNKADLIAAIKKKADAPSKKIVEDVINAFIDVVKGELKKKGTVQLVGFGTFKVVERKAREGRNPKTGQKIKIPATKVPKFVPGKDLREIVK, via the coding sequence ATGAATAAAGCAGATTTAATTGCTGCTATTAAGAAAAAAGCAGATGCTCCAAGCAAAAAGATTGTAGAAGATGTTATTAATGCTTTTATTGATGTTGTAAAAGGTGAACTTAAGAAAAAAGGTACTGTTCAACTTGTTGGATTTGGTACTTTCAAAGTAGTTGAAAGAAAAGCTAGAGAAGGAAGAAATCCTAAAACTGGTCAAAAAATTAAAATTCCTGCAACAAAAGTACCAAAGTTTGTTCCTGGGAAAGACTTAAGGGAAATTGTAAAATAG
- the pyrI gene encoding aspartate carbamoyltransferase regulatory subunit encodes MQTNEREFKVFKIKNGTVIDHIPAAQALKVIEIIGHKTDGLIAIGMNLDSNKMGKKDLIKYENKFLEKKETDKLALIAPGATINIIKDSKVIEKRKINLPEVLENIIRCPNPNCISTVENLETRFILENEKEKNFKCFYCERVFNVSADMIK; translated from the coding sequence ATGCAGACAAATGAAAGAGAATTTAAAGTATTTAAAATCAAGAATGGAACTGTGATAGATCACATACCTGCAGCACAAGCTTTAAAAGTAATAGAGATTATAGGACATAAAACTGATGGTCTCATTGCAATAGGTATGAATCTTGACTCAAATAAAATGGGTAAAAAGGATTTAATAAAATATGAAAATAAATTTCTAGAGAAGAAAGAAACAGATAAATTAGCATTAATAGCTCCAGGAGCTACTATCAATATAATTAAAGATAGTAAAGTTATAGAGAAAAGAAAAATTAATCTTCCAGAGGTTCTTGAAAATATTATTAGGTGCCCTAATCCAAATTGTATTTCTACAGTTGAAAATCTTGAAACAAGGTTTATTCTTGAAAATGAAAAAGAAAAAAATTTTAAATGTTTTTATTGTGAAAGAGTTTTTAATGTTTCTGCTGATATGATTAAATAA
- the aspS gene encoding aspartate--tRNA(Asn) ligase, which yields MKILKVEEKSIKSNFYPLINPFSEINRNFLPELLNFSYQNIDYIKINDEVNLKGAIHRIRLLPNVCFIILRTDRSLVQLIVEESDFNKLNINNFIEGDFIEVKAKKREAQLKDKSIFPNNFEFLVTEIKLIHRPKEVPPFEINKKELNVKPDTEFDYRPISLRHPKKRAIFKIAEAISNAFGFYLSSLGFTRIHTPKIVFAGAEGGTNIFKLPYFDKEVFLAQSPQFYKQYGVGIFGRVYEIGPVFRAEKHNTSRHLNEYISLDFEMGYIDSFYDVIQIEIGFLKFLYSYYLPTFYKFEINLLDIKLPETDKFLALTIKEIHEIVFNETKKDYRNEPDLSPDEEKYICDWAYKNYQTEFVFATNFPTSKRPFYTMETKDDPSVTESFDLLFRGLEVTTGSQRIHDYDMQVEKLKRFGLNPDDFESYLQIHKYGIPPHGGLAIGLERLTARTIGLENVKEASMYPRDINRVTP from the coding sequence ATGAAAATACTCAAAGTCGAAGAAAAATCAATAAAATCAAATTTCTATCCATTAATAAATCCTTTTTCAGAAATAAATAGAAATTTTTTGCCAGAACTCTTAAACTTTTCATATCAAAATATTGACTATATTAAAATCAACGATGAAGTTAATTTAAAAGGAGCTATACATAGGATAAGATTACTACCAAACGTATGTTTTATTATATTAAGAACAGATAGATCTTTAGTCCAACTAATAGTTGAAGAAAGTGATTTTAATAAATTAAATATAAATAACTTTATTGAAGGTGATTTCATTGAAGTTAAAGCAAAAAAGAGAGAAGCACAACTTAAAGACAAATCTATATTTCCTAACAATTTTGAGTTTTTAGTAACTGAAATAAAATTAATCCATAGACCAAAAGAGGTTCCACCATTTGAAATAAATAAAAAAGAGTTAAATGTTAAACCTGACACAGAATTTGATTACAGACCTATAAGTTTAAGACATCCTAAAAAAAGAGCCATTTTTAAGATAGCAGAAGCAATCTCAAATGCTTTTGGATTTTACCTTTCATCTCTTGGTTTTACAAGAATTCATACTCCAAAAATTGTTTTTGCTGGAGCTGAAGGTGGTACAAATATATTTAAACTTCCATATTTTGATAAAGAAGTTTTTCTTGCCCAATCTCCACAATTTTACAAACAATATGGAGTTGGAATATTTGGTAGAGTTTATGAAATTGGCCCTGTATTTAGAGCAGAAAAACATAATACTTCAAGACATTTAAATGAATATATTTCTCTCGACTTTGAAATGGGATATATTGATTCTTTTTATGATGTAATTCAAATTGAGATCGGATTTTTAAAATTTCTTTACAGTTATTATTTGCCAACTTTTTATAAATTTGAAATAAATCTACTTGATATAAAACTCCCAGAAACAGATAAATTTCTTGCACTTACTATTAAAGAGATTCATGAAATAGTATTTAATGAAACAAAAAAAGACTATAGAAATGAACCAGACCTTTCACCAGATGAAGAAAAATATATTTGTGATTGGGCATACAAAAATTATCAAACAGAATTTGTTTTTGCTACAAATTTCCCAACTTCTAAAAGACCATTTTACACAATGGAAACAAAAGATGATCCATCAGTAACAGAATCTTTTGATCTCTTATTTAGAGGACTTGAAGTTACTACTGGAAGTCAAAGAATTCATGACTATGATATGCAGGTTGAGAAACTAAAAAGATTTGGATTAAATCCAGATGATTTTGAATCTTATCTTCAGATACACAAATATGGAATACCTCCACATGGCGGATTAGCAATAGGTCTTGAAAGATTAACTGCAAGAACAATAGGTCTTGAAAATGTTAAAGAAGCTTCAATGTATCCAAGAGATATTAATAGAGTTACACCATAA
- a CDS encoding phosphatase PAP2 family protein has protein sequence MEKRELNGIFFPTDISILITSFIFSIYSILNFGKIKINFLNIKIDRGLFYSIVFIILIIFQIIFIKLTNNSKNRFIRFFRFFYPQAFYIIFFNECITLSQLFYNNKSLDKIFADIDYIIFHYQPALHLFKDFYGVRWVNELFFFSYFFYYFMITSGWWFLYLRKKEKQAQFGLWLTTTSFCFLYIFYVIFPVKGPKFYFSELNQLWYEHFKGYFFTNLMKKIFNTANLGGAAFPSSHVAISLIALLLNRKLNRWLIPLYFPFTVTLFLSTIYIYAHYFVDILGGIFFGIILYEYVPLLYKYYEKLNEIFSKYFTKFIKIDKSYYIIYNKNLNNKKDII, from the coding sequence ATGGAAAAAAGAGAATTAAATGGAATTTTCTTTCCTACTGATATTTCAATTTTAATTACTTCTTTTATATTTTCTATATACTCAATTCTTAATTTTGGTAAAATAAAAATAAATTTTTTAAATATTAAAATTGATAGAGGATTATTCTATTCAATTGTTTTTATTATTCTTATTATTTTTCAAATAATTTTTATTAAATTAACAAATAATAGTAAAAATAGGTTTATAAGATTTTTCAGATTTTTTTATCCACAAGCTTTTTATATTATTTTTTTTAATGAATGTATTACTTTATCACAGTTATTCTACAATAATAAATCACTAGATAAGATATTTGCTGATATTGATTATATAATTTTTCATTATCAACCTGCATTACATTTATTTAAAGATTTTTATGGTGTTAGATGGGTAAATGAGCTGTTTTTTTTCTCATATTTTTTTTACTACTTTATGATTACTTCTGGATGGTGGTTTTTGTATTTAAGAAAGAAAGAAAAACAAGCTCAGTTTGGTTTGTGGTTAACTACAACTTCATTTTGTTTTCTATATATTTTTTATGTTATATTTCCTGTTAAGGGTCCTAAGTTTTATTTTTCTGAGTTAAATCAATTGTGGTATGAGCATTTTAAAGGTTATTTTTTTACTAATCTTATGAAAAAAATATTTAATACTGCAAATCTTGGGGGAGCTGCTTTTCCTTCATCTCATGTTGCAATTTCATTAATAGCTTTATTATTAAACAGGAAATTAAATAGATGGTTAATTCCTTTATATTTTCCTTTTACTGTTACTTTATTTTTATCAACTATTTATATTTATGCTCACTATTTTGTTGATATTTTGGGAGGAATATTTTTTGGCATTATCCTTTATGAATATGTTCCTCTTTTATATAAATACTATGAAAAATTAAACGAAATATTTAGTAAATATTTTACTAAATTTATAAAAATTGATAAAAGTTATTATATTATTTATAATAAAAATTTAAATAATAAAAAGGATATTATTTGA
- the pyrB gene encoding aspartate carbamoyltransferase, which yields MNFVGKSIISINDMNKEELDYILVKSKEVKEGKWKNTLSGKIIATLFFEPSTRTRLSFETAILKQNGQIIGFASSDVSSTKKGESLSDSIKNISRYVDAIVMRHPVEGAARRAAEVSNKPIINGGDGANQHPTQTLLDLFTINEVKGHLNNLKIGLMGDLKFGRTIHSLLMALSFYNCEIHFISPELLRVPDYYYDFLKKKNVNFYIHEDFREISKDLDILYCTRIQKERFSDPIEYLKVAGSYKISKEDLKYLGESTYLMHPLPRVDEISPEVDNDRRAIYFDQAENGVYVREALLGLVLGTIK from the coding sequence ATGAATTTTGTAGGTAAATCAATAATATCAATAAATGACATGAATAAAGAAGAGTTGGATTATATTCTCGTAAAAAGTAAGGAAGTCAAAGAAGGTAAATGGAAAAATACATTAAGTGGCAAAATAATTGCGACTTTATTTTTTGAACCATCAACAAGAACTAGATTATCTTTTGAAACTGCTATATTAAAACAAAATGGGCAAATTATAGGTTTTGCTTCATCTGATGTTTCTTCAACAAAAAAAGGAGAATCTTTGAGTGATTCAATTAAAAATATTTCCAGATATGTTGATGCTATTGTTATGAGGCATCCGGTTGAAGGTGCAGCTAGAAGAGCAGCAGAGGTTTCAAATAAACCTATTATTAACGGTGGAGATGGTGCAAACCAGCACCCAACCCAAACCTTGCTAGATCTTTTTACTATTAATGAAGTTAAAGGACATTTAAATAATTTAAAAATAGGACTAATGGGAGACCTGAAGTTTGGTAGAACCATTCACTCATTATTAATGGCTTTAAGTTTTTATAATTGTGAAATTCATTTTATATCTCCAGAGCTGTTAAGAGTTCCAGATTATTACTATGATTTTCTTAAAAAGAAAAATGTAAATTTTTATATTCATGAAGATTTTAGAGAAATTTCCAAAGATTTAGATATTTTATACTGTACTAGAATTCAGAAAGAAAGATTTTCTGATCCTATTGAGTATTTAAAGGTAGCTGGTTCTTATAAAATATCTAAAGAAGATTTAAAATATTTAGGTGAAAGCACATATTTAATGCATCCACTTCCTAGAGTTGATGAAATTTCTCCTGAAGTTGATAATGATAGAAGAGCAATTTATTTTGATCAAGCTGAAAATGGAGTTTATGTAAGAGAAGCTTTACTTGGTCTTGTTTTAGGAACAATTAAGTAG
- the guaB gene encoding IMP dehydrogenase has translation MEKFVNFEGLTFDDILILPQYSEISPSKVDVKTSLHEKINLNIPLLSAAMDTVTESEMAIALACQGGIGIIHKNMSPEEQAKEVYKVKRFESGIINNPIVVHPETRLKEVFLIMKENNINGFPVVDKDMKLVGMLTNRDIRYIEDENLEVYKIMTPFEKLIYAYEPINLEEAKNIMNKSKIEKLPIINKDRELKGLVTYKDILKEINYPNASRDSKNRLLVGAAVGVEEDAKRRVPLLLDNECDLIVVDTAHGHTKNVGNTIKWIKKNFECVVVGGNIATYEAALFLKDCGADVVKVGIGPGSICTTRVVAGIGVPQLTAILEVSKALKGSNIKIIADGGIRYSGDIVKAIAAGAHAVMLGNLFAQTEEAPGELIHIGGKRYKIYRGMGSIDAMIKGSKDRYFQDSVENEKLVPEGIVGSVPYRGKAEDLIFQLIGGLKSGMGYIGAKNLEELREKSKFIKITNSALKESHPHDVDIRKEAPNYFLN, from the coding sequence ATGGAAAAATTTGTAAATTTTGAAGGTTTGACATTTGATGATATACTTATTCTTCCTCAGTATTCAGAAATTTCACCATCTAAAGTTGATGTCAAAACTAGTTTACACGAAAAAATTAATTTAAACATACCTTTACTTTCTGCTGCTATGGATACTGTTACTGAATCTGAAATGGCAATTGCTCTTGCATGCCAAGGTGGTATTGGAATAATTCATAAAAACATGTCCCCAGAAGAACAAGCAAAAGAAGTTTATAAAGTTAAAAGGTTTGAGTCAGGGATAATTAATAATCCAATAGTGGTACATCCTGAAACAAGGTTAAAAGAAGTTTTTTTAATAATGAAGGAAAATAATATCAATGGGTTTCCAGTTGTTGACAAGGATATGAAACTTGTAGGAATGCTTACAAATAGGGACATTAGATATATTGAAGACGAAAACCTCGAAGTTTATAAAATAATGACTCCTTTCGAAAAACTTATATATGCTTATGAACCAATTAATCTTGAAGAAGCAAAAAATATAATGAATAAATCCAAAATTGAAAAATTACCAATTATAAATAAAGATAGAGAACTTAAAGGACTTGTAACATATAAAGATATACTTAAAGAAATAAATTATCCAAATGCATCAAGGGATTCAAAAAATAGACTTCTCGTAGGTGCTGCTGTTGGAGTTGAAGAAGATGCCAAAAGGAGAGTTCCCTTATTACTTGATAATGAATGTGATTTAATAGTTGTAGATACTGCACACGGACATACAAAAAATGTTGGAAATACTATAAAATGGATAAAAAAAAATTTCGAATGTGTTGTTGTTGGAGGTAATATTGCAACTTATGAAGCTGCCCTATTTTTAAAAGATTGTGGAGCCGATGTTGTTAAAGTTGGAATAGGACCAGGTTCTATTTGTACAACAAGAGTAGTGGCAGGAATTGGTGTTCCACAATTAACTGCTATTCTTGAAGTTTCAAAAGCTCTAAAAGGTTCTAATATAAAAATAATAGCTGATGGTGGTATTAGATACTCTGGAGATATTGTAAAAGCAATAGCAGCTGGGGCTCATGCAGTTATGCTTGGAAACCTATTTGCTCAAACTGAAGAAGCCCCTGGCGAACTTATACATATCGGGGGGAAAAGATATAAAATATATAGAGGAATGGGTTCAATAGATGCTATGATTAAAGGAAGTAAAGATAGGTATTTTCAAGATTCTGTTGAAAATGAAAAACTTGTTCCAGAAGGAATTGTTGGATCTGTCCCCTATAGAGGAAAAGCTGAAGATCTTATTTTCCAACTTATTGGAGGGCTTAAATCAGGAATGGGTTATATAGGAGCTAAGAATTTAGAAGAACTAAGGGAAAAATCAAAATTTATCAAAATTACTAATTCAGCATTAAAAGAATCCCATCCTCATGATGTAGATATAAGGAAAGAAGCACCAAACTATTTTTTAAATTAA
- a CDS encoding response regulator — MSIKILFIDDDKSLCSIANNIFSILKNIEFKTISTDDEFYEFLSEIEISKALIDILIIDIRFTKKLSGIQIIEKLKEKKLVNFIIVISGYIEETTLIKLINLGVDKFFEKPVNWREFIGYIKRIIPIIIEKKQKSKKSIKYKYLEANITIENDLDNILPVSYWCVEELVDILPDTRINSLVVGLSEIITNAMEHGNLGITPEEKQRLIIEGKLESEFKKRAEIVNKEKKYVNINKKFYENYAIFIIEDNGKGFLNKEDIKNLYNTSTYFGRGLYMVKIIFDELSFENNGSKVILKVHW, encoded by the coding sequence TTGAGTATAAAAATATTATTTATTGATGATGATAAGTCACTTTGTAGTATAGCTAATAATATTTTTTCTATACTAAAGAATATAGAATTTAAGACAATTTCAACAGATGATGAGTTTTATGAATTTCTTTCCGAGATTGAAATATCGAAAGCTTTAATTGATATATTGATTATAGATATAAGGTTTACAAAAAAATTATCAGGAATACAAATAATAGAAAAACTCAAGGAAAAGAAATTAGTCAATTTTATAATAGTTATATCTGGCTATATTGAAGAAACAACTCTTATCAAATTAATAAATCTAGGTGTTGATAAATTTTTTGAGAAGCCAGTTAATTGGAGAGAATTTATAGGATATATTAAAAGAATTATTCCTATTATTATAGAGAAAAAACAGAAAAGTAAAAAAAGCATAAAGTATAAATATCTTGAGGCTAATATAACAATCGAAAATGATTTAGATAATATTTTGCCAGTTTCTTATTGGTGTGTTGAAGAATTGGTAGATATTTTGCCTGATACAAGAATAAATTCTTTAGTTGTAGGGCTTTCAGAGATTATAACAAATGCTATGGAACATGGAAATTTGGGTATAACACCAGAGGAAAAGCAGAGGCTTATTATTGAGGGGAAATTGGAATCAGAGTTCAAAAAAAGGGCTGAAATAGTAAATAAAGAGAAAAAATATGTTAACATTAATAAGAAATTTTATGAAAATTATGCAATTTTTATTATTGAGGATAATGGGAAAGGTTTTTTGAATAAAGAAGATATAAAAAATTTGTATAATACGTCTACATATTTTGGTAGAGGACTTTATATGGTTAAAATTATATTTGACGAACTTTCTTTTGAAAATAATGGATCTAAAGTAATCCTCAAAGTTCACTGGTAA